One window of the Halorussus sp. MSC15.2 genome contains the following:
- a CDS encoding RIO1 family regulatory kinase/ATPase: MSIRRLVRGTIEWERLEAVFDEMARRYDQPQLRIEFLDADNWLSTPCVVNDEWFVKIVTGQNSLVHALFTGARNLGAFSSGTEGFFEHFADPMEMCEHELEATRRMREIGLNVPAPIEAFEVDGMGVLVMEYLPEFRILDDLGTEEVERFAPEVFGALSVMHDNRLAHGDLRGENVLLQDGEVYFIDATSVREDAIEEARSYDLACALAALEPLIGARTAVESAAEHYTPEQLLAAREFLDFVNIRPDHDFDAVSVKGEIEKLADANGE; encoded by the coding sequence ATGAGCATCCGGCGGTTGGTTCGAGGAACCATCGAGTGGGAGCGACTCGAAGCCGTGTTCGACGAGATGGCACGACGCTACGACCAGCCGCAACTCCGTATCGAGTTCCTCGACGCCGACAACTGGCTCTCGACGCCCTGCGTGGTCAACGACGAGTGGTTCGTCAAAATCGTGACCGGCCAGAACTCGCTGGTTCACGCCCTCTTCACCGGCGCACGTAACCTCGGAGCCTTCTCGTCGGGCACCGAGGGTTTCTTCGAGCACTTCGCGGACCCGATGGAGATGTGCGAACACGAACTGGAGGCGACTCGACGGATGCGCGAAATCGGACTGAACGTCCCCGCGCCGATAGAGGCGTTCGAGGTGGACGGCATGGGGGTCCTCGTGATGGAGTACCTGCCGGAGTTCCGGATTCTGGACGACCTCGGGACCGAGGAGGTCGAGCGCTTCGCGCCCGAGGTGTTCGGCGCGCTGTCGGTGATGCACGACAACCGACTCGCCCACGGCGACCTCCGGGGCGAGAACGTCCTGCTACAGGACGGGGAGGTCTACTTCATCGACGCGACCAGCGTCCGAGAAGACGCCATCGAGGAGGCTCGGTCGTACGACCTCGCGTGCGCGCTCGCGGCGCTCGAACCGCTCATCGGCGCGCGGACGGCGGTCGAGTCCGCCGCCGAACACTACACGCCCGAGCAACTGCTGGCGGCCCGGGAGTTCCTCGACTTCGTGAACATCAGACCCGACCACGACTTCGACGCCGTGAGCGTCAAAGGCGAAATCGAAAAGTTGGCCGACGCGAACGGCGAGTGA
- a CDS encoding arylsulfotransferase family protein yields MNVRTPTRALLGVVALGLVIALALGFVTAGVSPNERYERSADRQAGARERVVGPRSGVTVVTVQRGDMRDLSGEIVAFRSNGTVLYHSDRYSSYWDVDPSPNRTRTVTYVATKWLNESVCGGGPLLEDRGDCRRNVVERLNMTTGERTRLYSHRMEGGRWHDVDVINDTHILVGDIGNEAAFVVNTSSGVREWTWTAESDLPITSGGSYDKDWVHLNDVEMLRDGRVMVDLRNQDKVAFLDRNRGIVRNWTLGSENDYSVLREQHNPDYLPASAGGPAVVVADSENDRLVEYRRTGGNGTEAGWERTWVWSDERMQWPRDADRLPNGHTLVTDTIGDRVFEIDRQGEVTWTLSIDRAYEAERLGTGDESAGGPSAAKAGLRSRSQSSADGVADRFEEAVRGVVPIGVQNGLLGYFFPWWMGFYDVLAALALAGLLAVWGGLEVWWSSVTVSVRSLLGTDSLPSLRSILVLAALAVLGYVASVVASLV; encoded by the coding sequence GTGAACGTTCGCACGCCGACTCGCGCCCTCCTCGGCGTCGTCGCCCTCGGACTCGTCATCGCGCTAGCGTTGGGGTTCGTGACTGCCGGAGTCTCTCCGAACGAGCGGTACGAACGGTCGGCCGACCGGCAGGCGGGAGCGCGAGAGCGCGTCGTCGGTCCCCGGTCGGGGGTCACCGTCGTCACGGTCCAGCGCGGTGATATGCGCGACCTGTCCGGCGAAATCGTCGCGTTTCGTTCCAACGGAACTGTCCTCTATCACTCCGACCGATACAGTTCCTACTGGGACGTTGACCCGAGTCCCAACCGCACACGCACGGTCACCTACGTCGCAACGAAGTGGCTCAACGAGTCGGTCTGCGGCGGTGGTCCCCTTCTCGAAGACCGAGGCGACTGCCGCCGAAACGTCGTCGAGCGTCTGAACATGACCACCGGCGAGCGAACCCGACTCTACAGTCACCGGATGGAGGGCGGTCGATGGCACGACGTGGACGTGATAAACGACACTCACATTCTCGTCGGTGATATCGGCAACGAGGCGGCGTTCGTCGTCAACACGTCCTCGGGCGTGCGCGAGTGGACGTGGACCGCCGAGAGCGACCTGCCGATAACCAGCGGCGGGAGCTACGACAAGGACTGGGTCCACCTCAACGACGTGGAGATGCTCCGCGACGGCCGCGTCATGGTGGACTTGCGAAATCAGGACAAAGTGGCGTTCCTCGACCGGAATCGCGGCATCGTCCGCAACTGGACCCTCGGAAGCGAGAACGACTACAGCGTCCTCCGCGAACAGCACAACCCGGACTACCTCCCGGCGTCCGCGGGCGGTCCGGCGGTCGTGGTCGCCGACTCCGAGAACGACCGCCTCGTGGAGTACCGACGAACTGGCGGGAACGGGACCGAGGCCGGGTGGGAGCGAACGTGGGTCTGGTCCGACGAGCGGATGCAGTGGCCCCGCGACGCCGACCGCCTGCCGAACGGTCACACGCTCGTCACCGACACCATCGGCGACCGCGTGTTCGAAATCGACCGGCAGGGCGAAGTCACGTGGACGCTCTCGATAGACCGGGCCTACGAGGCCGAACGCTTGGGGACCGGCGACGAGAGTGCGGGCGGGCCGAGCGCCGCGAAGGCAGGTCTCCGTTCGCGTTCCCAGTCGAGTGCAGACGGAGTCGCCGACCGCTTCGAGGAGGCAGTACGCGGAGTGGTCCCCATCGGAGTTCAGAACGGACTGCTGGGCTACTTCTTCCCGTGGTGGATGGGGTTCTACGACGTACTGGCAGCGCTCGCGCTAGCGGGTCTACTCGCGGTGTGGGGTGGCTTAGAGGTGTGGTGGTCGTCGGTCACGGTATCCGTCCGGTCATTGCTCGGGACCGACTCGCTTCCGTCGCTCCGGTCGATTCTGGTGCTGGCGGCGCTCGCGGTCCTCGGCTACGTCGCGTCGGTCGTCGCTTCGCTGGTCTGA